A single Primulina eburnea isolate SZY01 chromosome 11, ASM2296580v1, whole genome shotgun sequence DNA region contains:
- the LOC140804487 gene encoding GDSL esterase/lipase CPRD49-like — MVGPTRPLFVLFGSSIVQLSFSTGGWGAILSDVYSRRADIISRGYYGWNSKRAVQVLDVVFPKNAAIQPSLVVVYFGGNDSMGPHESGLGPHVPLEEYVENMRKIAIHLKSLPQQPRLIFLSCPPVNEVKLRENLSPHVSEIVRTNELCRLYSEACIELCRELDMKVVDLWTAIQKREDWLNACFTDGIHLSAEGSKVVAEEILKVLDEAEWEPSLRRDSLPVEFSEDSPYDLVAKDGKTTINLSKYI, encoded by the exons ATGGTGGGTCCGACGAGGCCATTGTTTGTGTTGTTTGGATCGTCGATAGTTCAGCTTAGCTTCAGCACCGGCGGTTGGGGTGCGATTCTTTCCGATGTCTACTCCCGTAGA GCTGACATAATTTCCAGAGGATACTATGGCTGGAATTCAAAACGGGCTGTCCAAGTACTTGATGTAGTTTTTCCCAAG AATGCTGCTATTCAGCCTTCATTGGTGGTTGTGTACTTTGGTGGAAACGATTCAATGGGGCCTCATGAATCTGGACTAGGGCCACATGTACcacttgaagaatatgttgaaaACATGAGAAAAATTGCCATTCATCTCAAG AGCCTTCCACAACAACCTCGCTTAATCTTTCTCAGTTGCCCTCCAGTTAATGAGGTTAAACTTCGTGAGAACTTAAG TCCACATGTCAGTGAGATTGTGCGAACAAATGAGTTGTGCCGATTATACTCTGAAGCTTGTATCGAGCTGTGTAGGGAATTGGACATGAAGGTAGTTGATCTTTGGACTGCAATCCAGAAAAGAGAAGATTGGCTAAACGCCTGCTTCAC GGATGGAATCCACTTGTCTGCGGAGGGGAGTAAGGTAGTAGCAGAAGAAATACTCAAGGTGCTGGATGAAGCTGAGTGGGAGCCCAGTTTGAGAAGGGATTCCTTGCCCGTCGAATTTTCAGAAGATTCACCCTATGATCTTGTTGCTAAAGATGGAAAAACAACTATAAATCTCTCAAagtatatttaa